The Trinickia caryophylli genomic sequence CGCAACTTTTTCTACGCGGCGCTGATGGCACACCTGTGGCCGGCGCTCGAAGCGTCGCGCGACGAAACGCTCGCCGCGATCGCCGCCAAAGCGATCAAGGAGACACGCTACCACTTGCATCATGCGCGCGAATGGCTCGTGCGCTTCGGCGACGGCACCGATGAATCGCATCGCCGCGCACAGGCAGCGCTCGACTATCTGCTGCCGTATACGCGCGAGTTTTTCGCCTCCGATCCGATCGAGCAGGCCGTCGCGCGCGCCGGCATCGGCGTGGAGGCGGCCGATGTCGAAGCGGCGTGGTCAGCCGATCTCGCCAGCGCACTCGACGAAGCGACCCTCGCGCGGCCAGAGCCCGCGCAGTACGTGACGCAGGGCAAACTCGGCGAGCACTCGGAGCACATCGGCTTCCTGCTCGCCGAAATGCAAAGCCTCGCGCGTCAGCACCCCGGCGCGACCTGGTAGGCGTGGGCACCGTGCCACCTCAAGCCCCTGCGGCATCGGCAACATGTTAAGCACTCCACAACTTCAGGCCGACGAGCGCCTCGCGCAGGCGTGGGCGGTGCTCGAATCGGTGCCCGACCCGGAGATCCCCGTCGTCTCCATTCGCGAACTCGGGATCCTGCGCGGGCTTGCTCGCGACGAGGATGGCCTGCTGCACGTCACGATCACGCCCACCTATTCCGGATGTCCCGCAATGGCGCAGATCGCCGAGGATATCGGCGCGGCACTCGATCAGGCAGGACTCGCGCCTTATCGCATCGAGACCGTGCTCGCGCCGCCCTGGTCGACCGATTGGATCAGCGAAAGCGCTCGCGCGAAGTTGCACGCCTACGGCATCGCGCCGCCTGC encodes the following:
- the paaC gene encoding 1,2-phenylacetyl-CoA epoxidase subunit PaaC — protein: MTITAEHIAYVLRLADNALILGQRNAEWCGHGPVLEEDIALANMSLDLIGQARLLYTHAAALEAQAGGAPRTEDDYAYFRSEREFRNYTLVELPHCGPLCATARTERDYAVTIVRNFFYAALMAHLWPALEASRDETLAAIAAKAIKETRYHLHHAREWLVRFGDGTDESHRRAQAALDYLLPYTREFFASDPIEQAVARAGIGVEAADVEAAWSADLASALDEATLARPEPAQYVTQGKLGEHSEHIGFLLAEMQSLARQHPGATW
- the paaD gene encoding 1,2-phenylacetyl-CoA epoxidase subunit PaaD, which encodes MLSTPQLQADERLAQAWAVLESVPDPEIPVVSIRELGILRGLARDEDGLLHVTITPTYSGCPAMAQIAEDIGAALDQAGLAPYRIETVLAPPWSTDWISESARAKLHAYGIAPPAGHCASTPAAEQPVRFAAPMGVAPACPRCGSAQTERLAQFGSTACKALYRCLACREPFDYFKPY